GCAGATATCTATTGAGTATaagtttttaaacaattttttaaaaaaagttttcataatACAACACTAATATaagtaaaactaaaattaaatttaataaatcgtAGCAAATAAGCACTCTTTCgaacttttaaaaacatatcaccctcttttctttcactttttatttgttttattataatagTGAAAAGAATTTGGTTGAAGTACCAAGGTATTTCAAAGAGTATTAGAGTATTTCCATTGGATTCTAGccaaaacgtttttaaaatatatttatatatatttgtgtatgtatttttaaaaaaaaatggctagaatcccaaatatatatatatatatatatatatgtattttttaaaaaaaattggctaGAATCCCAATTGAAAGTGCTCTTACTCTCTAGTTAAAtgtaaaattagaaaaacaagaacatgatttcgtcaaaaaaaaaagaaagagacacGATTGATGAAAATCAATTCTTGGAAATATCCTCAACAAAAACATGACAAACTCTATGAAACATGTCGgctttttaatagtttaaaaatcagaaaagtaaaatataactatataaataattgttaatattttattatttattgagaAATTCATGCATGTGCAGCCGTTGATATGTCATATGCTCACCTTTTCTCTTTGCTTGCAGATCCTCCTTCAACCCCAAAACTCATTCCTCTTATATATAGATCCTCCTTCAACCCCAATACTCATTCCTCTTATTTATAGATTACCATATCATTAGAAAGGCGACATCACCAGAAAAAAATAACGTGGCAAAGATGTTTTACTATGTGATTCTCCCTTTAGCTCTTCTTGTCATTGCTTACAAATTCATCTTCAGCTATAGAACACAGCGTTTCAACCTCCCTCCCTCTCCGCCTCACTCTCTCCCCATTATCGGCCACCACCGCCTCATTAAACCTCCCGTCCACCGTCTCTTCCATGGACTCGCCAAAACACACGGCCCAATATTCTACCTCCGACTAGGTACCCGCCGTGCGGTTGTCATCTCTTCCTCCGCACTCGCAAGAGAATGTTTCACGGGTCATAACGACGTGGTTGTATCAAACCGCCCTCGTTTCCTAACTTCCAAATACATCGCTTACAACTACACAACCATTGCGACCACACCTTACGGTGACCACTGGCGTAACCTCCGCAAAATATGCTCCCTCGAAATCGTCTCCTCAAAACGTCTCGCAAACTTTCTCCACATCCGCAAAGAGGAAATCCACCGCATGCTCATGAGACTCTCACGTGACGCACTCATCAGCAAAGAGGTCGAGCTCGAGTCCTTGTTTTACGATCTAACGTTCAACAACATCGTTAGGATGGTTACGGGGAAGATCTATTACGGAGAAGATGCTAGTGACAAAGCAGAAGCAGATACGTTCAAGAAACTCATTGCTTATATTACTAGTACTAGTGGCGCGAGGCACCCCGGTGAATACTTGCCATTCTTGAAAATATTTGGAAGGAGTTTTGAGAAGAAAGTGAAAGCTGTAGGAGAAGCCATGGATGCGATCTTGCAGCGTCTGCTTGATGAGTGTAGAGGAAATAAAGACGGTAACACAATGGTTAATCACTTGCTCTCATTGCAACAACAAGACCCAGAGTATTACAGTGAAGTCATCATCAAAGGCCTAATGCTGGTAACAACCAAACACAGTCATTTTGTCACAACGACAACattaacacacacacacacacacatatatatatatatatatgcacacataTAACGACGCATCATATTAttacttttaacaaaaaaaaatattttttatatatattagaaaacgaggaatttataaataaatgaaactaaaaatgggattggcttttttttttgttaaaaaaatagccactgaactaaataatatattaatatactgACTAATTATTacgatttatttattttattatgtatatatatttttttttattttttttcatgagcactagtatatatattacgACATTAATATACAACAAAAGAGCTAATAATTGTCTGCAAAACAGGGTATCATGTTTGCCGCATCAGAAACATCGGCAGTGACAATAGAGTGGGCGATGGCGAGTTTGTTGAATCATCCAGAGTTGTTGGAAAAGTTGAAACTAGAGATTGACGAGAAAATCGGACAAGACCGCTTGATCGAGGAAACAGACATTCCAAACCTGCCTTACCTCCAAAACGTTGTGTCGGAGACACTCAGGCTATATCCAGCAGCGCCGCTTCTTGTGCCAAGATTAACAGTAGAGGACATCAAGATCGGAGGCTACGATGTGCCTCGTGAGACGATGGTCATGGTGAACGCGTGGAGTATACACAGGGATCCAGAACTGTGGACTGAACCAGAGAGGTTTAATCCAGATAGGTTTAACGGTGGAGGAGAAGGAGAAAAGGACGATGTCCGTATGCTGGTAACCTTTGGAAGTGGACGGAGAATGTGTCCAGGCGCAGGATTAGCGAACAAGATTGTCACGTTGGCGTTAGGATCTTTGATTCAATGCTTTGATTGGGGAAGAGTCAATGGGAAAAAGATTGATATGACCGAGGGTCCAGAGATGGCAATGCGTAAGGTGGTGCCGTTACGAGCCATGTGTCAGCTTCGACCCGTTATGAATAAGCTTCTTACC
The sequence above is drawn from the Brassica napus cultivar Da-Ae chromosome A8, Da-Ae, whole genome shotgun sequence genome and encodes:
- the LOC106361410 gene encoding cytochrome P450 81F4-like → MFYYVILPLALLVIAYKFIFSYRTQRFNLPPSPPHSLPIIGHHRLIKPPVHRLFHGLAKTHGPIFYLRLGTRRAVVISSSALARECFTGHNDVVVSNRPRFLTSKYIAYNYTTIATTPYGDHWRNLRKICSLEIVSSKRLANFLHIRKEEIHRMLMRLSRDALISKEVELESLFYDLTFNNIVRMVTGKIYYGEDASDKAEADTFKKLIAYITSTSGARHPGEYLPFLKIFGRSFEKKVKAVGEAMDAILQRLLDECRGNKDGNTMVNHLLSLQQQDPEYYSEVIIKGLMLGIMFAASETSAVTIEWAMASLLNHPELLEKLKLEIDEKIGQDRLIEETDIPNLPYLQNVVSETLRLYPAAPLLVPRLTVEDIKIGGYDVPRETMVMVNAWSIHRDPELWTEPERFNPDRFNGGGEGEKDDVRMLVTFGSGRRMCPGAGLANKIVTLALGSLIQCFDWGRVNGKKIDMTEGPEMAMRKVVPLRAMCQLRPVMNKLLTESKV